A single genomic interval of Flavihumibacter rivuli harbors:
- a CDS encoding peroxiredoxin family protein — translation MYNKQIRSLLRIFLTAGLVVPFLFWKNIPPTLQNGIWRGQLTRPDGQEIAFNFEVKDSLNRKILYVINGEERLLVDSISMANDSVFIQLPFFESAFRARLDQKGHLQGWWVKGTGARAQPLAFSASPNQDQRFNEVKATAKKIGGRWTAYFKQKNGSIAEAIGEFKQVGNLLTGTFLTPTGDYRFLQGVVSGDSLKLSGFDGSHAFLFTAYIQDANNIQSGKFYSGPLGVQDWHAVRNEKAVLPDAYAVSKLTGLSSNPGFRFQTTDGQWLSLSDKRFTGKVVILQILGSWCPNCIDETKFLSDYYNDPARNRQIEIVGLAYERSTDIAQSIKSVQPLVRRFNIQYPILLTGVAANDSLKAQKTLPEIDKIAAFPTTIFIDKKGNIRKIHSGFNGPATGEHHREFKKEFDQIIQELLNE, via the coding sequence ATGTACAATAAGCAGATACGCAGTTTGCTCCGCATTTTCCTGACGGCTGGTCTGGTTGTGCCCTTCCTGTTTTGGAAGAATATACCACCGACCTTACAGAATGGCATTTGGCGCGGCCAGTTGACCCGCCCGGATGGTCAGGAGATCGCATTCAATTTTGAGGTGAAGGACAGCCTTAACAGGAAGATCTTGTATGTCATCAATGGTGAGGAACGGTTACTGGTGGACAGCATCAGCATGGCTAACGATTCTGTCTTTATCCAGTTACCTTTCTTCGAATCCGCCTTTAGGGCCCGATTGGATCAAAAAGGCCATCTACAGGGATGGTGGGTAAAAGGAACTGGGGCGAGGGCACAGCCATTGGCCTTCAGTGCCAGCCCTAACCAGGACCAGCGCTTCAATGAGGTAAAGGCCACAGCGAAAAAGATAGGTGGCAGGTGGACGGCCTATTTCAAGCAGAAAAACGGATCCATTGCAGAAGCGATTGGGGAATTTAAGCAGGTCGGTAATTTACTTACCGGTACTTTTTTAACTCCCACTGGGGATTACCGTTTCCTGCAAGGAGTAGTGTCAGGGGACAGCCTGAAGCTATCCGGATTTGATGGTAGTCATGCATTCCTATTCACGGCCTACATCCAAGACGCCAACAATATCCAATCAGGAAAGTTCTACTCGGGCCCCCTTGGAGTTCAAGATTGGCATGCCGTAAGGAACGAAAAGGCGGTGCTTCCTGATGCTTATGCCGTTTCCAAGCTTACCGGCTTATCTAGTAACCCTGGTTTTCGTTTTCAAACCACAGATGGTCAATGGCTATCCTTGTCGGATAAAAGATTCACCGGCAAAGTAGTGATCCTGCAGATCCTCGGCTCCTGGTGCCCGAACTGTATAGACGAAACGAAATTCCTGAGTGACTATTACAATGACCCTGCACGTAACCGACAAATAGAAATTGTTGGTTTGGCCTATGAGCGAAGCACAGACATTGCGCAGTCAATCAAGTCGGTGCAGCCACTTGTCCGTCGATTCAATATTCAATATCCAATCTTACTGACAGGGGTAGCGGCAAACGATTCATTAAAAGCACAAAAGACCCTGCCGGAGATCGATAAGATCGCGGCCTTCCCTACTACGATCTTCATCGACAAGAAAGGCAATATCAGGAAGATCCACAGCGGGTTCAATGGTCCGGCTACCGGTGAGCATCACAGGGAATTCAAAAAGGAATTTGACCAGATCATCCAGGAGTTGCTTAACGAATAA
- a CDS encoding SusD/RagB family nutrient-binding outer membrane lipoprotein — translation MKNTKSYLLITILSIATLSCSKKLDEANINPNATENAQADYLLTSAIKTAVDTYWGTANNMNSSLLFIQHWAKIQYTEEDRYIFSNSSFTSLWSTLYSQSITNLNQIIKLADQQSNPNYKGVALVVRSWAFLLLTDTYGDIPYSQAGDIKKYITPVYDPQKEVYLGLLADLKEAKSLLNPSGKTIGGDPIYNGNINNWMKLANSLRVRIALRLADREPELARQVFEEIAAANDPLISAQSETAKLTYLSSPNQNPVNALFETRDDYRVSKSIVDRLTTLKDPRLPIFANRTQTETPAGYVGVPNGLTTADASNLGFAKTSKPGAYFQAANAPAVIFSYAELLFDLAEAAARGFTTENAEVLYQSAIKASFIQYGIPLTEADTYLNQPLVQFDPANYKKSIGEQKWIALFGQGLEAFAEWRRLDYPQLPPAVAGVLNGDIPKRFIYPGNEQALNGTNYQAAVSRQGQDLLTTKIWFDVQ, via the coding sequence ATGAAAAATACTAAGAGCTACTTACTCATTACCATACTTTCCATTGCAACGCTTTCGTGCAGCAAGAAACTTGATGAGGCGAATATCAATCCCAACGCAACAGAAAATGCCCAGGCGGACTACCTTTTGACATCGGCCATCAAAACAGCTGTAGATACCTATTGGGGAACGGCCAACAACATGAACTCCAGCCTGCTGTTTATCCAGCATTGGGCAAAGATCCAGTATACAGAGGAAGACCGATACATCTTCTCGAATAGCAGTTTTACCAGTCTTTGGTCAACGCTTTATTCCCAAAGCATTACCAACCTGAACCAGATCATTAAACTGGCCGACCAGCAATCCAACCCCAACTATAAAGGAGTTGCACTGGTGGTACGTTCATGGGCCTTCCTTCTTTTGACAGATACCTATGGGGATATCCCCTATAGCCAGGCAGGTGATATCAAAAAATACATCACCCCGGTATATGATCCGCAAAAAGAGGTATACCTGGGACTGCTTGCCGATCTCAAGGAAGCTAAAAGCTTATTGAACCCTTCAGGGAAAACAATTGGAGGCGACCCTATCTACAATGGAAATATCAACAATTGGATGAAGCTGGCGAACTCATTACGGGTAAGAATTGCACTGCGACTCGCAGACCGTGAACCAGAACTGGCCAGGCAGGTCTTCGAGGAAATTGCAGCTGCCAACGATCCATTGATCAGCGCGCAGTCAGAAACTGCAAAACTGACCTACCTGTCTTCACCCAATCAAAATCCGGTCAATGCCTTATTCGAAACAAGGGATGATTACAGGGTCAGCAAATCCATCGTTGATAGATTGACCACCTTAAAAGACCCCAGGTTACCCATATTCGCCAACAGGACCCAGACTGAAACACCGGCTGGCTATGTTGGTGTCCCTAATGGATTGACCACTGCAGATGCGAGCAATCTTGGGTTTGCAAAGACATCGAAGCCTGGTGCCTATTTCCAGGCAGCGAATGCACCCGCAGTTATTTTCAGCTACGCAGAACTATTATTTGACCTGGCAGAAGCAGCTGCACGTGGTTTCACCACAGAAAACGCGGAAGTTCTCTATCAGTCTGCCATCAAAGCTTCATTCATCCAATACGGCATTCCGTTAACAGAAGCTGACACCTACCTGAATCAGCCATTGGTGCAATTCGACCCGGCCAATTACAAAAAGTCGATTGGAGAACAGAAATGGATCGCTTTATTTGGCCAGGGGCTGGAAGCATTCGCGGAATGGAGAAGGCTGGATTACCCGCAGCTGCCACCCGCCGTTGCCGGTGTCTTGAATGGCGATATCCCTAAAAGATTCATATACCCCGGCAACGAACAGGCATTGAATGGCACCAATTACCAGGCGGCCGTTTCAAGACAAGGCCAGGATCTTTTAACTACTAAAATCTGGTTCGATGTACAATAA
- a CDS encoding SusC/RagA family TonB-linked outer membrane protein gives MHISTKLAGSLLFLLLSASIYAQQKIIKGTVRTKENQQLLNGVTIRTKNGVSSSVTQGNGGFEISAHPNDTLILTHVGFKPLEIPVSALNENSLVDLERGESSLNEVVVTALGISRKRKSVGYAVQELKSKDFAEAREPNIVSALEGKLAGVRITNSQGDMGSSRIIIRGETSIAGNNQPLFILNGVPVDNSQLGVGGSRDYANAIADINPDDIESISVLKGPNAAALYGSRAAAGVILIKTKSGKSKKGIGITFNTGFSIEQLLTLPSYQNTFGQGSDGKFSYVDGRGGGINDGVDESWGPRMDGRLIPQFYSNGEPVPFVPHPNNVKDFFRNGYILNNGISIADATEKVDYRISFNNFKQEGVVPNSSQGRNTVSLNTTLRLTPKLSFIADANYYQNRADNLPGAGGRRATSTMLQFTWFGRQVDINRLKNYRNPDGSTFNWNNSYYSNPFFIAYENTVEQRRNRFIGKAGFNYKIIEGLQLNFFTGTDYYNDRRKLKVAYGTNGTPFGSYQEDGYTVNETNTEATLNYKKSLPKDLSIDLVAGGNIRSKFYEENIQQAPRLAVAGLYSLANSRDPLISSNYYSKLLVYSLFGAAQIGYKDFAFLNLTARNDWSSTLPTQNRSYFYPSINGSLILTEAFNIKSDWLSYAKLRAGWSKVGKDADPYQLRNTFLFSAPFGSYPQLTASGIDLNQNLKPETTTSEELGAELAFIDNKVRLDISVYNTNSYNQILSVDVSPSTGYRQKLLNAGKINNKGLEIQLGLTPVKGPLTWDVSLNYAQNRSKVIKLDEEGRLKNYVIGTNSAQVIATVGQPYGTLFGNAYLRNDQGQILVNADGAPRIDPTKRVLGKYTPDWFGGVTNSFTYKGINLSVLIDGSFGGQLYSGTYATGTYTGVLSTTLPGRGAENGGLYYYYPDNKKSNGTVQLPGGATAPNGETIYDDGIIFNGVTSDGKPNTKVLPAQQYYKSFRTIDEANIFDASFVKLREVRVSYSLPKSWISKLRLHNATVSAVGRNLWIIYKAVPHIDPETAFNTGNAQGLESLSLPTVRSYGFNLSLQF, from the coding sequence ATGCATATATCTACAAAACTGGCTGGCAGTTTACTATTCCTGCTACTGTCGGCATCCATCTATGCCCAACAAAAGATCATCAAGGGCACGGTCAGAACGAAAGAGAACCAACAATTACTCAACGGTGTAACCATTCGCACCAAGAACGGCGTATCCTCTTCCGTAACACAAGGGAACGGCGGCTTCGAGATCAGCGCCCACCCCAATGACACATTGATACTGACGCATGTCGGATTCAAGCCTTTAGAAATCCCTGTAAGTGCACTGAACGAGAACAGCCTGGTCGACCTCGAAAGGGGTGAAAGCTCTCTCAATGAAGTGGTCGTAACTGCACTTGGCATTTCCCGGAAGAGAAAGTCCGTAGGCTATGCCGTTCAGGAACTCAAGTCAAAAGATTTCGCTGAAGCGCGGGAACCCAATATTGTCAGTGCCCTTGAAGGCAAATTAGCGGGCGTACGCATTACCAATAGCCAGGGCGATATGGGATCATCCAGGATCATCATCAGGGGAGAGACCTCCATCGCAGGCAACAACCAGCCATTATTCATCCTAAATGGTGTTCCGGTTGACAATTCGCAATTGGGCGTAGGCGGTTCCAGGGATTACGCCAATGCCATCGCTGATATCAACCCTGATGATATTGAAAGCATCAGCGTGCTAAAAGGACCTAATGCAGCTGCACTTTATGGCTCACGCGCAGCAGCGGGTGTCATCCTCATCAAGACAAAATCAGGGAAATCAAAAAAAGGGATTGGCATAACCTTCAATACCGGCTTTTCAATTGAACAATTGCTCACACTCCCCTCCTACCAAAATACCTTTGGCCAGGGATCTGACGGCAAATTCAGCTATGTCGATGGAAGAGGCGGCGGCATCAACGATGGGGTAGACGAAAGCTGGGGGCCGAGAATGGACGGCAGGCTGATTCCCCAGTTCTATTCCAACGGGGAGCCGGTGCCCTTTGTCCCCCACCCGAATAATGTAAAGGATTTTTTCCGCAATGGCTACATCCTGAATAACGGGATATCCATTGCCGATGCAACAGAAAAAGTGGATTACCGAATCTCCTTTAACAATTTCAAACAGGAAGGCGTGGTGCCCAATTCCAGCCAGGGCCGCAATACGGTAAGCTTGAATACCACCTTACGCTTAACACCCAAACTCAGTTTCATTGCCGACGCCAACTACTACCAGAACAGGGCCGATAACCTTCCCGGTGCAGGTGGCAGAAGGGCGACCAGTACAATGTTGCAATTCACCTGGTTTGGAAGGCAGGTAGATATCAATCGTCTCAAAAACTACCGGAATCCGGACGGAAGCACCTTCAACTGGAACAACAGCTATTACAGCAACCCTTTCTTCATTGCCTATGAGAACACAGTAGAGCAAAGAAGGAACCGGTTCATAGGTAAGGCTGGCTTCAATTATAAGATCATTGAAGGCCTTCAATTGAACTTCTTCACCGGCACCGACTATTACAATGACCGCAGGAAACTAAAAGTGGCGTATGGCACCAATGGTACACCATTTGGTTCCTACCAGGAAGACGGCTATACGGTTAATGAAACCAATACAGAAGCCACCCTTAATTACAAAAAATCATTGCCCAAGGACCTGAGCATTGACTTGGTGGCAGGCGGAAACATCCGTTCCAAGTTCTATGAAGAAAACATCCAGCAAGCGCCGAGGCTGGCTGTAGCAGGATTGTATTCCCTTGCCAATTCAAGGGATCCATTGATCTCTTCCAACTATTACAGTAAGCTGCTGGTATACAGTTTGTTTGGGGCAGCCCAGATCGGTTATAAGGATTTCGCCTTTCTTAACCTGACCGCCAGGAACGATTGGTCAAGTACCCTTCCCACCCAAAACCGTTCTTACTTCTACCCATCCATCAACGGTAGCCTGATATTAACCGAAGCATTTAATATCAAAAGCGATTGGTTAAGTTATGCCAAACTCAGGGCGGGATGGTCCAAGGTAGGTAAGGACGCAGATCCCTACCAGCTGCGCAACACCTTCCTGTTCTCAGCACCATTCGGCTCCTATCCCCAGTTAACAGCTTCCGGTATAGACCTCAATCAGAACCTCAAACCGGAGACCACAACCTCTGAAGAATTGGGCGCTGAACTGGCCTTTATTGACAACAAGGTCAGGCTGGATATCAGTGTCTACAATACCAATAGTTACAACCAGATCCTGAGCGTGGATGTGAGTCCTTCAACTGGCTATCGCCAGAAACTGCTGAATGCCGGGAAGATCAACAACAAAGGCCTGGAGATCCAGCTGGGATTAACCCCTGTAAAAGGACCACTAACCTGGGATGTTTCCTTGAACTATGCCCAGAACAGGAGTAAGGTCATCAAATTGGACGAAGAAGGTCGTCTTAAGAACTATGTGATTGGAACAAACTCTGCACAGGTAATCGCTACCGTTGGCCAGCCTTATGGAACCCTGTTTGGCAATGCCTACTTACGAAATGATCAGGGGCAGATCCTGGTAAATGCAGATGGGGCACCGCGGATCGATCCCACCAAAAGGGTTTTGGGCAAGTATACCCCAGATTGGTTTGGCGGTGTAACCAACAGTTTCACCTACAAGGGAATCAACCTTTCCGTACTCATAGACGGAAGTTTTGGAGGCCAACTCTATAGTGGCACCTATGCAACAGGCACCTATACCGGAGTACTCTCCACCACCTTACCAGGACGTGGCGCAGAAAATGGCGGACTTTACTACTATTATCCGGATAATAAGAAATCAAATGGAACAGTCCAACTGCCCGGTGGCGCCACAGCACCTAATGGGGAGACCATATATGATGATGGAATAATTTTTAATGGTGTCACTTCGGATGGCAAGCCCAACACCAAGGTCCTTCCGGCACAACAGTATTACAAGTCATTCCGGACAATAGATGAGGCCAATATTTTTGATGCATCATTTGTGAAACTGCGGGAAGTAAGGGTTTCTTATAGCCTTCCCAAATCATGGATCAGCAAACTCAGACTTCACAACGCAACCGTTTCTGCGGTAGGACGGAATCTTTGGATCATTTACAAAGCGGTTCCCCATATAGATCCGGAAACAGCTTTTAATACTGGCAATGCCCAGGGACTGGAAAGCTTGTCCCTGCCTACCGTTAGAAGCTATGGCTTCAACCTTTCCCTTCAATTCTAA
- a CDS encoding TonB-dependent receptor, protein MRSAKLFMLLLGMLGCTLLYAQRTAITGKITDKTGNPLSGASVRVKATKAGTTTNEAGQFSVQAAKGDVLEITMVGYQPASVTVGESTDISVTMESAVTDLSGVVLVGTRRAGRVKIETPVPVDVVNVGQVALPTARMDLTSIINYSAPSFNYNKQSGSDGADHIDLATLRGLGPDQTLVLVNGKRRHQTSFVAVFGTRGRGASGTDLSALPVGAIEKVEILRDGASAQYGSDAIAGVINLVLKKSVGKLDANIGWSGYYDKEFNPAFKPELGQYVYGNKVDGSTFSANLNYGVGIGKNGGFINFTGNYITQGKTYRQVLETDEASDKWLPTNIYRRAHGDGSLDAGGIFMNMELPFANSKTTFYAFGGYNSKKSDAYAFTRNWSARPERFPTDANGDLIEVPGIIFTTSDGEQYYNPHIQTKIKDYSISAGLRGKMGAAWDWDLSNTLGSNDFHFYGDKTFNASLGPNQTHFDDGGFNFLQNTVNLNFSRGFDNIAEGFSLALGAEFRSERYKITAGEEASYKNYDPNGDKAGGSQGFPGYQPDDEVNATRSVLGVYADAELDITKRWLVSGAVRFENYSDFGATFNGKFATRYKITDNFNLRGSVSTGFRAPSLMQINFSSTFTTVQGGNISEVKIAPNYSPITRAAGIPELTQEKSLNASLGFSTKLSSALTLTVDGYLVKVKDRVVLSGQFSADDPDIDPVLAAEMNRLNVGLAQFFANAVNTTNKGIDLVLEYNKSFGSKNFRALFTGNFQDMTIDDINVPEKLDATDDLRATFFTEREQAFLLASAPKSKFGLNLEYNWKKFGIGTRLTYFGKVRLLGYGDGTEDDFTPPFSRGDLYAYVPADDDGRPVKDEYNYGGKLVTDLYASWHLTKAVSLYFGADNLFNVHPDLSVVKEARWWAFNNETGGPWDAVQMGGNGLRLFARVGIRL, encoded by the coding sequence ATGAGATCCGCAAAACTGTTTATGCTCTTGCTGGGCATGTTGGGCTGTACCCTATTGTATGCCCAACGAACAGCCATCACAGGAAAGATCACCGACAAGACCGGTAATCCGCTCTCCGGTGCCTCCGTGAGGGTGAAAGCCACCAAGGCCGGTACCACTACCAACGAAGCCGGCCAGTTCTCCGTCCAGGCCGCTAAAGGCGATGTGCTCGAGATCACCATGGTAGGCTACCAGCCTGCCTCCGTTACCGTTGGGGAAAGCACCGATATCAGCGTCACCATGGAATCTGCCGTGACCGACCTCAGCGGGGTGGTATTGGTGGGTACGCGTCGAGCCGGCCGCGTGAAGATCGAGACCCCTGTGCCGGTGGATGTGGTGAATGTTGGACAGGTAGCCCTGCCGACTGCCAGGATGGACCTGACCTCTATCATCAACTATTCTGCTCCTTCCTTCAACTATAACAAACAAAGTGGTAGCGATGGTGCCGACCATATCGACCTGGCTACCCTGCGCGGTCTGGGTCCCGACCAAACCCTGGTGCTGGTGAATGGCAAGCGCCGCCACCAGACCTCCTTTGTTGCAGTATTCGGTACCCGTGGTCGTGGTGCTTCCGGAACCGACCTCAGTGCCCTTCCAGTTGGCGCCATTGAGAAGGTGGAGATCCTGCGCGATGGTGCTTCTGCCCAGTACGGTTCAGACGCGATCGCCGGGGTGATCAACCTGGTCCTGAAGAAGAGTGTGGGCAAGCTGGATGCGAATATCGGCTGGTCCGGCTACTATGATAAGGAGTTCAACCCTGCCTTCAAGCCCGAACTCGGCCAGTATGTATATGGCAACAAGGTTGACGGTAGTACTTTCAGTGCCAACCTGAATTATGGTGTGGGTATCGGTAAGAACGGTGGTTTCATCAATTTCACCGGTAACTATATCACCCAGGGCAAGACCTACCGCCAGGTACTGGAGACCGATGAGGCCAGCGACAAATGGCTGCCCACCAATATTTACCGTCGCGCCCATGGCGATGGCTCACTGGATGCAGGGGGTATTTTCATGAATATGGAACTGCCCTTCGCCAATAGCAAGACCACCTTCTATGCCTTTGGCGGGTACAATTCCAAGAAATCAGATGCCTATGCCTTCACCCGTAACTGGTCCGCCCGTCCCGAGCGCTTCCCAACCGATGCGAATGGCGATCTGATCGAAGTGCCGGGCATCATCTTCACCACCTCAGACGGTGAACAGTATTATAACCCCCATATCCAAACGAAGATCAAGGATTATTCCATCTCTGCCGGATTGCGTGGAAAGATGGGTGCCGCCTGGGATTGGGACCTGAGCAATACGCTGGGTAGTAATGATTTCCATTTCTATGGCGACAAGACCTTCAATGCCTCACTGGGACCCAACCAAACCCACTTCGATGATGGTGGGTTCAACTTCCTGCAGAACACCGTTAACCTGAACTTCTCCCGCGGCTTCGACAATATTGCCGAAGGCTTCAGCCTTGCACTGGGAGCAGAGTTCCGCAGTGAGCGGTACAAGATCACTGCCGGTGAGGAAGCTTCCTACAAGAACTATGATCCCAATGGTGATAAGGCCGGAGGTTCCCAGGGCTTCCCCGGTTACCAGCCCGATGATGAGGTGAATGCCACCCGCAGCGTGTTGGGTGTGTATGCCGATGCAGAACTGGATATCACCAAGCGCTGGCTGGTGAGTGGAGCGGTTCGCTTCGAGAACTACAGCGATTTCGGGGCTACCTTCAACGGTAAGTTCGCTACCCGTTACAAGATCACCGATAATTTCAACCTGCGTGGATCGGTGAGCACCGGTTTCCGTGCGCCTTCCCTCATGCAGATCAACTTCAGCTCTACCTTCACTACAGTGCAGGGCGGTAATATCTCTGAAGTGAAGATCGCGCCAAACTATAGTCCCATTACCCGTGCAGCCGGTATCCCCGAGCTGACACAGGAGAAATCCCTAAACGCCAGCCTGGGCTTCAGTACCAAGCTGAGCAGCGCACTGACCCTTACCGTGGATGGTTACCTGGTGAAGGTGAAGGACAGGGTGGTATTGAGCGGACAGTTCAGTGCCGATGACCCGGACATCGATCCCGTTCTCGCAGCGGAAATGAATCGCCTGAATGTCGGACTGGCGCAGTTCTTCGCCAATGCGGTGAACACCACCAACAAGGGGATTGACCTGGTACTTGAGTACAACAAAAGCTTTGGTTCGAAGAATTTCCGGGCCTTGTTCACCGGTAACTTTCAGGATATGACCATTGATGATATCAATGTTCCAGAAAAACTTGATGCTACGGATGACCTGCGTGCCACTTTCTTCACCGAGCGTGAGCAGGCCTTCCTGCTGGCTTCTGCGCCCAAGTCGAAGTTTGGTTTGAACCTGGAATATAATTGGAAGAAGTTTGGCATCGGTACCCGCCTGACCTATTTTGGTAAGGTGCGATTGCTGGGTTATGGTGATGGTACGGAAGATGATTTCACGCCTCCGTTCAGCCGTGGTGACCTCTATGCCTATGTTCCTGCAGATGATGATGGTCGTCCCGTGAAGGATGAGTACAACTATGGCGGCAAGCTGGTGACCGACCTTTATGCCAGCTGGCACCTGACCAAGGCCGTTAGCTTGTATTTTGGTGCCGATAACCTCTTCAATGTTCACCCCGACCTGAGCGTGGTGAAAGAAGCCAGGTGGTGGGCCTTTAACAACGAAACCGGTGGTCCCTGGGATGCCGTGCAGATGGGTGGTAATGGTTTGCGGTTGTTCGCGAGGGTAGGTATCAGGTTGTAA
- a CDS encoding nucleotidyltransferase family protein: MMVSKGMIFSAGLGTRFKPWTDQHPKALAIVNGKSLLQRNIEYFQQFGINEVVVNVHHFADQIIAAVEQHHGWGSKVFISDETDEVLETGGGLLKARPFLEGKDPFVTINADILTDLDLDKLIRFHQEQQALISFGITDRKTSRYFLFDEDNRLCGWTNTKTGERRISIDKPGLRPMAYSCVVVFQPEVFGLIRQRGKFSLVDTYLDLAAEHRIMGYDHSGDRLVDVGKPESVAVAEGCFK, from the coding sequence ATGATGGTATCAAAAGGAATGATCTTCAGCGCGGGATTAGGCACCCGGTTCAAGCCCTGGACCGACCAACACCCCAAGGCATTGGCCATAGTGAATGGCAAGAGTTTGCTGCAACGAAACATTGAGTACTTCCAACAATTTGGAATCAACGAAGTGGTGGTGAATGTGCATCATTTCGCCGACCAGATCATTGCTGCGGTAGAGCAGCACCATGGCTGGGGCAGCAAGGTGTTCATCAGCGATGAAACCGATGAGGTGCTGGAGACCGGTGGTGGACTGCTGAAAGCCCGGCCTTTTCTGGAAGGGAAGGATCCTTTCGTGACCATCAATGCGGATATCCTGACGGACCTCGACCTCGATAAACTAATTCGCTTTCACCAGGAGCAGCAGGCTTTGATCAGCTTTGGCATCACTGACAGGAAGACCTCGCGCTATTTCCTTTTTGATGAAGATAACCGGCTCTGCGGGTGGACCAATACCAAGACGGGTGAAAGAAGGATATCTATAGATAAGCCTGGTCTAAGGCCTATGGCTTACAGTTGTGTGGTGGTCTTCCAGCCGGAAGTGTTCGGGCTGATCCGTCAAAGGGGAAAGTTTTCACTGGTGGATACCTACCTCGACCTGGCGGCGGAGCATAGGATCATGGGCTATGACCATAGTGGTGATAGGCTGGTGGATGTGGGTAAACCCGAGAGTGTAGCGGTAGCGGAGGGTTGTTTTAAATAA
- a CDS encoding flavin reductase family protein → MQFTQEAIIGLERRYRANLINSIGGFKSLVLVGTRSREGNENLSLFSSLVHIGADPALCGIIVRPNREGQNTLGNIIRTGSYTINHVTAGFVEKAHQTSAKYAEGVSEFEQVGLTPAYLPHIPAPFVKESPIQMACELVQRVKIDLNDTNFIIGKIIHATIPDDCIGHDGFIDLEKAGTITCSGLDSYHSTFAMVRLPYARP, encoded by the coding sequence ATGCAATTCACCCAAGAAGCTATAATCGGCCTGGAAAGAAGGTACCGGGCCAACCTGATCAACTCCATCGGCGGATTTAAATCATTGGTGCTGGTAGGCACCAGAAGCCGCGAAGGCAATGAAAACCTTTCACTGTTCAGCAGCCTTGTCCATATTGGCGCCGACCCTGCTTTATGTGGGATCATAGTAAGACCTAACCGAGAAGGCCAGAATACCCTTGGCAACATCATCCGCACAGGCAGCTATACCATTAATCATGTCACCGCAGGCTTTGTAGAAAAAGCGCATCAAACCAGCGCCAAATACGCAGAAGGGGTAAGCGAATTCGAACAGGTGGGATTAACCCCTGCCTATCTGCCCCATATCCCTGCGCCATTTGTAAAGGAAAGTCCCATCCAAATGGCCTGCGAACTCGTCCAACGCGTGAAAATAGACCTGAACGACACTAACTTCATCATTGGCAAGATCATCCATGCCACTATCCCGGATGATTGCATAGGCCATGATGGTTTTATTGATTTGGAAAAAGCGGGTACCATTACCTGCAGCGGATTGGACAGTTATCATTCCACTTTCGCAATGGTGCGGCTGCCATATGCCAGACCCTGA
- a CDS encoding DUF7151 family protein, producing the protein MRKKSIYFMIGIGVIVLGFAGCTKEGPAGRDGLNSLIKTSEESAGSNCAKGGLKVQTGLDINNNNILDESEIKTTDYLCIKSQDPAVYSAIISQSGTNAPEATIVKNDIGLSITWIRTAQGKFKGTIGTSLDLGKTIILCNNIQVVCRLSSPNEIILENTCGVNAWCDGFNNLSVEIKVYE; encoded by the coding sequence ATGAGAAAGAAAAGTATTTATTTCATGATTGGTATTGGGGTTATTGTCCTTGGATTTGCAGGATGTACAAAAGAAGGCCCTGCAGGCAGAGATGGACTAAATAGTTTAATAAAAACATCAGAAGAAAGTGCCGGATCTAATTGTGCAAAAGGGGGACTAAAAGTTCAAACAGGATTAGATATAAACAATAATAATATTTTAGATGAATCTGAAATAAAGACTACTGACTATTTGTGTATCAAGAGTCAGGATCCAGCTGTTTATTCAGCTATTATTAGTCAATCTGGGACAAATGCACCTGAAGCTACAATTGTAAAGAATGATATTGGGCTAAGTATTACATGGATTAGAACAGCTCAAGGAAAATTTAAGGGTACAATAGGTACAAGCCTTGATTTAGGCAAAACCATTATTCTTTGCAACAACATTCAAGTTGTTTGCAGACTATCAAGTCCCAACGAGATTATTTTGGAAAATACCTGTGGGGTGAATGCTTGGTGTGATGGTTTTAATAACCTATCAGTAGAAATAAAAGTCTACGAATAG